A window of the Chloroflexus sp. Y-396-1 genome harbors these coding sequences:
- a CDS encoding MoxR family ATPase has translation MQTAQLVSNLLSEARKTLVGQEEPLTLLITALLCGGHVLIEGPPGTAKTLMAKTLAQMIQADFRRIQFTPDLMPSDVVGTQVYDLSNGQFRLRKGPIFTQILLGDEINRAPAKTQSALLEAMEERQVTIEGQRLSLPEPFFVIATQNPIEYEGTYPLPEAQLDRFLFKVVIDYASREVETEVLRRYHLGFDAHQLTASGLRAIVTPEALTACRAEIAQVQVEQGILNYIVSIVQATRNSPELLVGASLRAGIALLLAAKTLAAIYNRNYVTPDDVKLLARPVLRHRIILRPEAEIEGLNADIAIGRILNRVEVPR, from the coding sequence ATGCAAACTGCACAACTGGTATCGAACCTGTTAAGCGAAGCCCGTAAAACACTTGTCGGTCAGGAAGAGCCGTTAACTCTGTTGATCACCGCTCTCCTTTGCGGAGGGCATGTGTTGATCGAAGGCCCGCCGGGCACTGCCAAAACATTGATGGCCAAAACACTGGCGCAGATGATCCAGGCCGACTTTCGTCGGATTCAATTTACACCCGATCTTATGCCATCCGACGTGGTCGGCACGCAAGTGTACGATCTGAGTAATGGTCAGTTTCGTTTGCGCAAAGGGCCGATCTTCACGCAGATATTGTTAGGTGACGAGATCAACCGCGCTCCGGCGAAAACGCAGAGCGCCTTGCTTGAGGCGATGGAGGAGCGTCAGGTTACTATCGAAGGCCAGCGCTTGTCGCTGCCAGAACCATTTTTCGTCATTGCTACCCAAAATCCGATTGAATATGAGGGTACCTACCCATTGCCCGAGGCCCAACTCGACCGTTTTCTCTTCAAAGTGGTGATCGATTACGCATCACGTGAAGTAGAAACGGAAGTTCTGCGCCGTTACCATCTTGGTTTCGATGCGCATCAATTAACGGCTAGCGGTCTTCGTGCCATTGTGACACCCGAAGCACTCACGGCATGTCGGGCGGAAATTGCCCAGGTACAGGTTGAGCAGGGCATCCTGAATTACATTGTCTCGATTGTCCAGGCGACCCGCAATAGCCCTGAATTGCTGGTTGGGGCATCGCTGCGAGCCGGAATCGCACTTTTGCTCGCCGCTAAGACATTGGCCGCTATCTATAATCGCAATTATGTTACCCCCGACGACGTCAAGCTATTGGCTCGTCCGGTTTTGCGGCATCGTATCATTTTACGCCCGGAAGCCGAAATCGAAGGTCTAAACGCCGACATAGCAATTGGTCGTATCCTCAATCGCGTTGAAGTACCGCGCTAG
- a CDS encoding acyl-CoA-binding protein gives MSDLQAAFERAAQEVQQLPRRPDNETLLQLYALYKQATVGDVQGSRPGVLDMTGRLKYDAWAKLKGVTATEAMNRYIELVERLKQSI, from the coding sequence ATGAGTGATTTGCAGGCGGCTTTTGAGCGTGCGGCGCAAGAGGTGCAGCAATTACCGCGTCGTCCCGACAATGAAACCCTTTTACAACTGTACGCACTCTACAAACAGGCGACGGTTGGTGACGTACAGGGGAGTCGGCCAGGTGTGCTCGATATGACCGGACGATTAAAGTACGATGCCTGGGCTAAACTGAAAGGTGTAACGGCAACCGAGGCAATGAACCGCTACATCGAGCTGGTTGAGCGGCTGAAGCAGTCGATTTAG
- a CDS encoding ABC transporter permease produces MLVRSSFRWIIRHPWQMLLCVLGVALGVAVVVAIDLANASARRAFQLAGDTVAGQATHQIVGGPTGLPETIYPMIRRQFPALDAAPIVEGYVNAPTLGPGVYQLFGIDPFAEAPFRPYLAGNGSVDLATLLIKPGAALLARTVTEPAKLHLGDSVPIQIGARQAMLEIVGILDPADEVSRQALASLIVVDISSAQELLSHTGRLSRIDLIVPETFDLDVLAASLPPSVTVQPVTARAGALQQMTDAFELNLTALSLLALIVGMFLIYNTMTFSVVQRRTLWGTLRCIGVSRAQLAGLVLTEAFIISLLGVAGGLGLGVVLGRGLVGLVTQTINDLYFVVTVRDVQIDPFVLLKGAGLGVIATILAALMPALEAMYTPPRTVLRRSSIEDRIRRAIPRLTGSGMTLLALGGGALALPMPANTMGLYIAFGGLFAIVVGAALITPPALVALMTILQPTLGRIAGMLGRMAIRDVVSSLSRTAVAVAALMVAVSVTIGVGIMIGSFRQTVINWLEQSLIADIYVSPPSNVANRIDTVLDPALAAALATIPEIESITTFRSVQIDLPTGPTTLVAIGGATERGRRALRFQQGGDAATWEAWERGAVLISEPLAFRSGLGVGDTLTVRTDRGLRDLPIAGVYYDYTSDRGVIRMNDTAYRSLWDDQAISSLAIYVRDGYDVEAVIDRVRTISAAYGTVLVNASRALREGTLIVFDRTFAITSVLQLLATIVAFIGILSALMALQLERTRELGVLRAVGLTPAQLWGVVLGQTGLMGLAAGLLAAPLGLVLALILTYVINKRSFGWTLELAVDPALFGQAFMVALVAAVLAGVWPALRMSQTSPAVALRDE; encoded by the coding sequence ATGCTCGTGCGTAGTTCGTTTCGCTGGATTATTCGCCATCCGTGGCAGATGTTGCTCTGCGTGCTCGGTGTGGCATTAGGTGTGGCCGTTGTTGTGGCAATTGATCTGGCCAATGCCAGTGCCCGTCGTGCATTTCAACTGGCCGGTGATACCGTCGCCGGTCAGGCAACGCATCAGATCGTCGGTGGTCCGACCGGTCTACCCGAAACAATTTACCCAATGATCCGGCGTCAATTCCCTGCGCTAGATGCTGCACCAATCGTCGAGGGCTACGTCAATGCACCAACTCTTGGGCCTGGTGTGTACCAGCTTTTCGGGATCGATCCCTTTGCCGAGGCCCCGTTCCGGCCATACCTGGCCGGCAACGGATCGGTCGATCTGGCAACGCTGCTGATCAAACCAGGAGCTGCGCTGCTCGCTCGCACTGTCACCGAACCGGCCAAGCTACATCTCGGCGACAGCGTGCCGATCCAGATCGGCGCTCGGCAAGCGATGTTAGAGATTGTTGGTATTCTCGATCCTGCCGATGAGGTGAGTCGTCAGGCCCTGGCGAGTCTAATTGTGGTGGATATTTCAAGCGCTCAGGAATTGCTTTCCCACACTGGTCGGCTGAGTCGAATTGATCTGATTGTACCAGAGACGTTTGATCTCGATGTTCTGGCAGCCAGTCTGCCACCGAGTGTCACTGTTCAGCCTGTTACTGCTCGCGCCGGGGCATTACAGCAAATGACTGATGCCTTTGAGCTAAATTTGACCGCCTTGAGTCTGCTGGCGTTAATTGTTGGCATGTTTCTAATCTACAACACCATGACCTTTAGTGTTGTCCAACGCCGTACCTTATGGGGAACGCTCCGCTGTATAGGGGTGAGTCGCGCCCAATTGGCCGGTCTGGTATTGACCGAGGCGTTTATCATCAGTTTGCTAGGCGTGGCCGGTGGGTTGGGGCTGGGAGTTGTATTGGGAAGAGGACTGGTCGGATTAGTTACTCAGACAATAAACGATCTGTATTTTGTCGTTACTGTGCGTGATGTTCAGATCGATCCATTTGTGCTCTTAAAAGGGGCCGGACTTGGTGTTATCGCCACGATTCTGGCGGCGCTTATGCCAGCACTTGAGGCCATGTACACTCCACCGCGCACCGTGCTCCGTCGTTCGAGCATCGAAGATCGGATTCGACGGGCTATTCCACGGCTGACTGGATCAGGTATGACGCTACTAGCCCTCGGCGGCGGAGCACTGGCACTTCCTATGCCGGCCAACACGATGGGTCTCTACATTGCATTTGGAGGTCTGTTTGCAATTGTGGTCGGTGCTGCGCTTATTACGCCACCAGCCCTGGTTGCGCTCATGACCATCCTGCAACCAACGCTTGGGCGAATAGCAGGTATGTTAGGGCGAATGGCAATCCGTGATGTCGTGAGTAGCCTGTCACGTACAGCGGTGGCAGTCGCTGCCTTGATGGTCGCAGTTTCGGTCACTATTGGGGTGGGGATTATGATCGGGAGCTTCCGCCAAACTGTCATCAACTGGCTGGAGCAGAGTTTAATTGCCGACATCTACGTTTCACCACCGAGCAACGTCGCTAATCGAATCGATACCGTGCTTGACCCGGCATTAGCGGCTGCGCTGGCGACCATTCCCGAAATTGAGTCGATTACCACCTTTCGCAGTGTGCAGATCGACCTACCAACCGGTCCGACAACACTGGTTGCCATTGGTGGCGCGACCGAACGTGGTCGACGAGCGTTACGTTTCCAGCAGGGCGGTGATGCTGCCACATGGGAGGCCTGGGAGCGTGGCGCTGTGCTCATTTCAGAACCGTTAGCATTCCGCAGCGGTCTAGGTGTCGGTGATACGCTTACGGTACGTACCGATCGGGGACTGCGTGATCTCCCCATTGCCGGTGTCTATTACGACTACACCTCTGATCGGGGAGTGATACGGATGAACGATACTGCCTACCGCTCATTATGGGATGATCAGGCGATCTCTTCACTGGCTATTTACGTGCGTGACGGGTACGATGTCGAAGCGGTGATTGATCGGGTACGGACGATAAGTGCTGCGTATGGGACGGTGCTGGTCAATGCCAGTCGTGCTCTGCGTGAAGGGACACTGATCGTTTTTGATCGCACCTTTGCTATCACCTCTGTGCTGCAACTGCTGGCCACCATTGTCGCATTTATTGGTATCTTGAGTGCGCTGATGGCATTACAGCTCGAACGTACCCGTGAATTAGGGGTGTTACGCGCTGTTGGCTTGACTCCAGCCCAACTTTGGGGAGTCGTGCTTGGTCAGACCGGACTGATGGGGTTAGCCGCCGGTCTGCTGGCAGCACCGTTAGGATTGGTACTAGCTCTGATCCTGACGTATGTGATCAACAAGCGCTCATTTGGTTGGACGCTGGAGTTAGCAGTTGATCCAGCGCTTTTTGGACAAGCCTTCATGGTGGCTTTGGTTGCCGCCGTTCTGGCCGGAGTATGGCCAGCTTTGCGCATGAGCCAGACGAGCCCGGCAGTTGCGCTGCGGGATGAATGA